A region of Terriglobales bacterium DNA encodes the following proteins:
- the bcp gene encoding thioredoxin-dependent thiol peroxidase, with translation MASASSRRMTPPRRLRYKGCPLLRAPRDTIMDANDKAPDFSLLDENGAKVSLKDFRGKNVVLYFFPRADTPGUTIEACGFRDAYKKMQKAGAVVLGISPDTPAAQKKFKDKYDLPFTLLCDTDRKVAKSYEVLKEKNMYGKKVMGIERTTFLIGPEGRIVRVFPKVKADGHAEEVLAALH, from the coding sequence ATGGCCAGCGCCAGCAGCAGGAGGATGACGCCACCGCGCCGCCTGCGGTATAAGGGTTGTCCCCTCTTACGGGCCCCGAGAGACACGATCATGGACGCGAATGACAAGGCCCCTGATTTTAGCCTCCTGGACGAGAATGGCGCCAAGGTGTCGCTGAAGGACTTCCGCGGAAAGAACGTGGTGCTGTATTTCTTTCCCAGGGCCGACACGCCCGGTTGAACCATCGAGGCGTGCGGGTTCCGCGACGCATACAAGAAGATGCAGAAAGCTGGGGCGGTGGTGCTGGGAATTTCCCCCGACACTCCGGCGGCGCAGAAGAAGTTCAAGGACAAGTACGATCTGCCCTTCACCCTGCTGTGCGACACCGACAGGAAGGTCGCCAAGTCCTACGAGGTGCTGAAAGAGAAGAACATGTACGGCAAAAAGGTGATGGGCATCGAGCGCACCACGTTCCTGATCGGTCCGGAAGGCAGAATCGTCCGCGTGTTCCCCAAGGTGAAGGCGGATGGGCACGCGGAGGAGGTCCTGGCCGCGCTCCACTAA